The DNA segment GAGCCGATAGCTCCGCTGTCAAAACGGAGGGTGATGAGCGCAGTATCAATATCGCCTGCCTTGCCAATCGCTGGGTCTACCATCACACCGCCCGTGGCATATAACTCGGTTACTTCGCTTTGCATCAAATAGCGCGCCATGTCAAAGTCATGGATGGTCATGTCCAGAAAGATGCCCCCCGAGCGCTTCACGTATTCGATGGGCGGTGGTTGCGGATCGCGGCTGGTGATGCGCAGGATATGAGGTGAGCCAATCTCGCCTGCGGCGACGAGTTCGCGCGCGCGCTTGAAATTGGCATCGAAACGGCGATTGAAGCCAATCTGTAGCTTGACTCCCGCTTTCTCCACAGCAGCCAGCACACGGTCAATGCGCGCTAGGTTGAAATCGAGCGGTTTTTCGCAAAACACGTGCTTTCCTGCCGCAGCGGCTTCTTCGACGATCTGCGCATGGGTATCCGTGCTGCTGCAAACGATCACAGCCTCGATGTCTGGATTGTCCAGCAGGGTGCGATAATCTTGGCAAGCAGTGGGGCATTGGCAATCTGCAGCGCATTTTTCGGCAGCCTCGAGAGCAATGTCTGCGATGGCGATGAGCCGAGCATGGGGGACACGGAAAGCCAGATTCTGTGCATGCAGCCTGCCAATGCGGCCAGCACCGATCACTGCAACGTTAACTTTCTGTGGCATGTTCTCCTCCCGCTGTGAAAAGAGATTGCTTAGACCCGATATCCTGCCCCTAATCCGGCTTTACTATGATCTTGCCATGCTGCCGTGCGCCAGATTGGGCAATGGCATCTACCACGTGGTCAAGGTCATAGCGCGCCGTGATAATAGGCGTCAGGTCCAACCGGCCAGAAGCCACTAGACGAATGACATTGGGGAAATTGCCATGGCCGGAATGACCCTGTGAGCCATAGATTTGCCCACGCCGCACCTGGAACGTCTCGAGATAAATCGGCACCCGTTGCGCCGCACGGCCAATTTGCACGATCTTACCGTTGATGGCCAGGCTTTTCTCCATCTCCGGCACGGTCAAGTGAGGAGCACCAGCAGCCTCTACAAATAAGTCAGCCCCTTGTCCCCCGGTCAGGTCCATGATCGCTTCGCTTGGCTTAACTTGCCTGGGATCGTACGCATAGTCCGCCCCAACTTTCTTGGCCAGTTCCCGTCGCTGCGGGGAAACCTCGAAGGCAATAATCTTCCCAGCGCCGGCTGCTTCGGCTAAACCCACCGCGGCCAGTCCAATGGGCCCTGTGCCAAACACAACAACATAGGCACCTGGCCGAAAGCCTCCAGCGCGCTCAAACATGGCATTGTAGGTGACGCATGTGGGCTCGGTCAAAGCGCCTGCTTCGTAGGCTTTCTCTTCGCTTTCGAAGATGGTTTTATAATCGTTGATCTTCCAGCAGTACTTGGCACCAATAGCGATGTACTGGGCAAATGCGCCGGGGATGGTGAAACCAATCTCCTCCAGGTTTTCGCAATGATTGGGGAACCCGTTACGGCATGGGGTACAATAACCACACCAGATCATTTCCTCGGCAGTGACCATATCACCAGGCACCAAGCCTTTCACTTGCTTGCCTACCTCTGCGACCACGCCGGAGAACTCGTGCCCCAGAATAGTGGGGAATTTGGTGAGTCCGGGATAGAGGATATAACCCTGCTCATCCGTCTCATAGAAATGGATATCCGAACCACAGACACCGCAAGCCTTCACCCGAATCAGAACCTGGTCTGGCCCGGGAATTGGCCGCTCCACCTCCCGAACCTTCAGCTGGGGGTTTCGCCAAACACTGCTGCCAGTGATGGCTTTCCCCGTTTGGCGCTCGAAATCCGAGAGAATGTACCCTTCTCTGGGTTTCCACTCTGCATTGAGCACTAGTGCCTTCATACTCGGGTTTCCTCCTCTTTTATGTATTTTCCTTGCATCGGGTACACGAAGCCCGCACAATCAGTTCGCCCTGCAGCACAATATTGTGCACATCCTTCTTCCCTGAGAGCAGTTCGAGCAGCATACGCATAGCTAGTTGCCCCATCTCATGCTTTGGCTGGGCTACCGTGGTCAGCGAGGGGTCAAC comes from the Chloroflexota bacterium genome and includes:
- a CDS encoding alcohol dehydrogenase catalytic domain-containing protein encodes the protein MKALVLNAEWKPREGYILSDFERQTGKAITGSSVWRNPQLKVREVERPIPGPDQVLIRVKACGVCGSDIHFYETDEQGYILYPGLTKFPTILGHEFSGVVAEVGKQVKGLVPGDMVTAEEMIWCGYCTPCRNGFPNHCENLEEIGFTIPGAFAQYIAIGAKYCWKINDYKTIFESEEKAYEAGALTEPTCVTYNAMFERAGGFRPGAYVVVFGTGPIGLAAVGLAEAAGAGKIIAFEVSPQRRELAKKVGADYAYDPRQVKPSEAIMDLTGGQGADLFVEAAGAPHLTVPEMEKSLAINGKIVQIGRAAQRVPIYLETFQVRRGQIYGSQGHSGHGNFPNVIRLVASGRLDLTPIITARYDLDHVVDAIAQSGARQHGKIIVKPD
- the iolG gene encoding inositol 2-dehydrogenase produces the protein MPQKVNVAVIGAGRIGRLHAQNLAFRVPHARLIAIADIALEAAEKCAADCQCPTACQDYRTLLDNPDIEAVIVCSSTDTHAQIVEEAAAAGKHVFCEKPLDFNLARIDRVLAAVEKAGVKLQIGFNRRFDANFKRARELVAAGEIGSPHILRITSRDPQPPPIEYVKRSGGIFLDMTIHDFDMARYLMQSEVTELYATGGVMVDPAIGKAGDIDTALITLRFDSGAIGSIDNSRRAVYGYDQRVEVFGSGGVVIVSNKKPDTAEWSTATGVHSSLPLFFFIERYTDSYIAEMQAFIECIQQDREPPVTGLDARVPVVMGYAAGKSYAENRPVRLSEIDPAMGRG